Proteins encoded together in one Solanum lycopersicum chromosome 7, SLM_r2.1 window:
- the LOC138337514 gene encoding uncharacterized protein, which produces MDGLRDKIMDKAHGYQYSIHRRATKMYHDLRDIYWMNGMKRKVDKFMSRCPNCQQVKAEHQYPGGLTQDIDIPTWKWEDVNMDFVAVYRGPVCVLPLEGLGVKVDLSYEEVPVEILDIQIKKLRNKEVVSVKVLWRNHFVEDATWEAEADMKTRYPHIFPLLLAKDKVIDYLYDYYE; this is translated from the exons ATGGATGGTTTGAGGGATAAAATAATGGATAAGGCTCATGGATATCAATACTCCATCCATCGGCGggccaccaagatgtatcatgacttgCGTGACATCTATTGGATGAATGGAATGAAGAGGAAAGTAGATAAGTTTATGTCGaggtgtccaaattgccaacaagtgaaagccgagCATCAATACCCAGGTGGCCTAACCCAAGATATTGATATccccacttggaagtgggaagatgtGAACATGGACTTTGTGGCAG tatatagggGACCAGTTTGCGTTCTTCCTCTAGAAGGCTTAGGGGTAAAGGTggacctttcttatgaagaggtcccTGTTGAGATCTTGGATATTCAAATTAAGAAATTGAGGAATAAGGAGGTTGTCTCCGTAAAAGTGCTATGGAGGAACCACTTTGTTGAGgatgcaacatgggaggccgaggctgacATGAAGACCCGCTATCCTCATATCTTCCCCCTACTCCTAGCCAAGGATAAGGTTATTGATTACTTATATGACTATTATGAATAA